The Gemmata palustris genome includes a region encoding these proteins:
- a CDS encoding response regulator, giving the protein MKTVFTTGEAAKICKVSQQTIIRCFDNGQLKGFRVPGSKFRRIPREALYKFMKDNGIPTDALESGKRKVLLVDDDLELVDVVHKALQDDGRFEVRIASNGFDAGMMVKDYRPDLIILDVMLPDINGKEVCHRVRADASMEDVRIICISGMIEEDKVQELKLAGADEFIHKPFDVDHLIEKMCAQLDIETGVLA; this is encoded by the coding sequence ATGAAGACGGTGTTCACAACCGGCGAAGCGGCGAAGATCTGTAAGGTTTCGCAGCAGACCATCATCCGTTGCTTCGACAACGGACAGCTCAAGGGGTTCCGCGTTCCGGGCAGCAAGTTCCGGCGCATCCCCCGTGAAGCCCTGTACAAGTTCATGAAGGACAACGGCATCCCCACGGACGCCCTGGAGAGCGGCAAGCGCAAGGTGCTGCTCGTGGACGACGATCTCGAACTGGTCGACGTCGTTCACAAGGCGCTCCAGGACGACGGCCGCTTTGAAGTGCGGATCGCGTCCAACGGGTTCGACGCGGGCATGATGGTGAAGGACTACCGTCCGGACCTCATCATCCTCGACGTGATGCTGCCGGACATCAACGGCAAGGAAGTGTGCCACCGGGTGCGCGCCGACGCTTCGATGGAAGACGTGCGGATCATCTGCATCTCCGGCATGATCGAGGAAGACAAGGTGCAGGAACTCAAGCTCGCCGGGGCCGACGAGTTCATTCACAAGCCGTTCGATGTGGACCACCTCATCGAGAAAATGTGTGCGCAGTTGGACATCGAGACCGGTGTTCTGGCCTGA
- a CDS encoding sensor histidine kinase, with amino-acid sequence MPGKAVGRTAAGLPWLCPNTDSLIRLADAPAGLARPSAADGFVDIGLLAFLLRFAPPAPQPEVGLFCPSALSVAALPDTAAAYLAATPSGWVNPDSEVAKRCRGFCARASAFARALVAHTRRACADRSAAILALAPLGWLAVSAIDPGAAGEPLHDPGSLPITDIQAELWGLNQNAIARRLANRWRMPDWIAPVLGNLNLPLVAVRAIVADIDLFVLAQFAALETERRERSLGLTAGADRAALLKELKLDDATVGDLWAASASQAEPALAPTIDPNPHKVPLVANLLKMAGESRRRNGAALVVRLEDKLDDLHRAVAQVGGDADTRARDAKLAALAELAAGAGHEINNPLAVISGHAQRLFRTEPDPERGAALQTIIRQTQRIAGIVRDLMYFARPSQPKPHRSTAAELVNAVRDELAPLATEKCVRLEVGTVPASAFVRCDLTQIKHALVAVVRNGIEAAGADGWARISCTDGDEDYVTFVIEDSGPGLSAAALEHAFDPFYCGRSAGRGRGLGLPTAWQLVKQNGGEVRHELTDGSTRFVVVVPRSITLEFLDRQSA; translated from the coding sequence GTGCCAGGGAAGGCGGTGGGTCGGACCGCGGCAGGGTTGCCGTGGCTGTGCCCGAACACGGATAGCCTGATCCGGCTCGCCGATGCCCCGGCGGGTCTCGCACGGCCGTCTGCCGCCGACGGGTTCGTCGATATCGGTCTGTTGGCCTTTCTGCTCCGGTTCGCACCTCCGGCTCCTCAGCCGGAAGTGGGTTTGTTTTGTCCGTCCGCACTTTCCGTGGCGGCACTCCCTGATACCGCTGCCGCGTACCTCGCCGCCACGCCGAGCGGTTGGGTGAACCCCGATTCGGAAGTCGCGAAACGGTGCCGCGGATTTTGCGCACGGGCCAGCGCATTTGCGCGGGCGCTTGTCGCACACACACGCCGGGCCTGTGCCGATCGTTCCGCCGCGATTCTGGCGCTCGCGCCTCTGGGTTGGCTCGCGGTATCGGCCATCGATCCCGGCGCGGCCGGGGAGCCGTTGCACGACCCCGGTTCATTGCCAATCACAGACATTCAGGCGGAACTCTGGGGGCTGAACCAGAACGCGATCGCCCGCCGGCTCGCGAACCGCTGGCGCATGCCCGATTGGATCGCGCCCGTACTCGGCAACCTGAATTTGCCGCTGGTCGCGGTGCGGGCCATCGTTGCCGATATTGATTTGTTTGTTCTGGCACAGTTCGCGGCCCTGGAAACTGAGCGCCGGGAACGTTCGCTCGGGCTTACCGCGGGTGCGGACCGAGCCGCGCTGCTCAAGGAACTTAAACTCGACGACGCGACCGTTGGCGACCTGTGGGCGGCGTCCGCGTCGCAGGCGGAACCCGCGCTGGCGCCGACCATCGACCCGAACCCGCACAAGGTTCCCCTCGTTGCGAACCTACTGAAGATGGCGGGGGAGAGTCGGCGCCGGAATGGGGCTGCCCTCGTCGTTCGACTCGAAGATAAACTCGACGACCTGCACCGCGCGGTCGCTCAGGTCGGTGGCGATGCCGATACCCGGGCGCGGGACGCGAAGCTCGCCGCGCTCGCGGAACTCGCGGCCGGTGCCGGGCACGAGATCAACAACCCGCTCGCGGTCATTTCGGGCCACGCGCAACGACTGTTTCGCACCGAGCCGGACCCGGAGCGCGGCGCGGCACTGCAAACGATCATTCGCCAGACGCAGCGCATTGCGGGAATCGTGCGCGACCTCATGTATTTCGCCCGCCCGTCGCAGCCGAAGCCGCACCGCAGTACCGCGGCCGAACTCGTGAACGCGGTACGCGACGAACTCGCGCCCTTAGCGACGGAAAAGTGCGTCCGTTTGGAGGTGGGCACGGTTCCGGCCAGCGCCTTCGTTCGGTGCGATCTCACGCAAATCAAGCACGCCCTCGTCGCGGTCGTTCGCAACGGCATCGAGGCCGCGGGCGCTGATGGGTGGGCGCGGATCAGTTGTACCGATGGTGACGAAGACTACGTCACGTTCGTTATTGAGGATAGCGGGCCGGGGTTGAGTGCCGCGGCGCTCGAACACGCCTTTGATCCGTTCTACTGCGGGCGCTCGGCCGGGCGCGGGCGCGGGCTGGGGCTTCCCACCGCGTGGCAGCTCGTGAAGCAAAATGGCGGTGAAGTGCGCCACGAACTCACCGATGGCTCCACGCGATTCGTTGTCGTCGTGCCCCGATCAATCACTCTCGAGTTCCTCGACAGGCAGTCGGCTTAA
- a CDS encoding ComF family protein: MLRVVADLARNIAQLVYPNECLICDARENEAGALRHGLCSDCHRAVTTDPFPVCPWCAQTVGPHTDTAKGCGECRGVSLGFERAVRLGPYEGKLRDAVLRTKVLAGEGLADLLGRTFVEARGTDLATVPVDLVCPIPLHWWRKWSRGYNQAEAIARELASGLGVSFDPSLLIRIRHSTQHTQASRTARLENMRGAFRVRAGARLVGRTVLLIDDVMTTGSTASEAARTLRAAGADRVVVAVLARR, encoded by the coding sequence ATGTTGCGCGTCGTGGCGGATCTCGCCCGCAACATCGCCCAGTTGGTTTATCCGAACGAGTGCCTGATTTGTGACGCCCGGGAGAACGAAGCGGGTGCGCTTCGGCACGGGCTCTGCAGTGACTGTCACCGTGCCGTGACCACGGACCCGTTCCCGGTGTGCCCGTGGTGTGCTCAAACGGTGGGGCCGCACACCGATACCGCAAAAGGTTGTGGGGAGTGTCGCGGGGTGTCGCTCGGCTTCGAGCGGGCAGTCCGGCTCGGCCCTTACGAGGGGAAGCTTCGCGACGCGGTGTTGCGCACGAAGGTTCTCGCGGGCGAAGGGTTGGCCGATCTGCTCGGGCGCACGTTTGTGGAGGCGCGCGGCACCGATCTTGCGACTGTTCCGGTCGACCTGGTGTGCCCCATACCGCTTCACTGGTGGCGCAAATGGAGCCGCGGTTACAACCAGGCGGAAGCAATCGCCCGCGAACTCGCGTCAGGGCTGGGGGTGTCGTTCGATCCATCACTGCTCATACGAATTCGGCACTCCACACAACACACACAAGCGTCGCGCACGGCGCGGCTGGAGAACATGAGGGGCGCTTTCCGGGTGCGCGCCGGCGCAAGACTGGTGGGCCGAACTGTACTGCTCATAGATGATGTGATGACCACGGGAAGCACGGCGAGCGAGGCCGCCCGGACGCTTCGAGCCGCTGGTGCCGATCGCGTGGTGGTCGCAGTTCTGGCCCGACGGTAG
- a CDS encoding DUF1573 domain-containing protein: protein MTRFVLGLVSVLAFNTLTLAGPGDLFTEKEKDFGVSPKGTVLVHYFRFTNTTKETITLGQPRVSCGCVTPALTTTRLAPGESAAVIAYMDTKRIPNAGITKTVLVYVPFTSPGFEEVALKVTTVTRDDLMMSPDTLAFGTVTKGKGAKVSTKVTFTSDANWTINKATSTGGFVNVEAKLNSRSGSIVTYDVTATLDKECPAGNWTSDIYLETSHTAVAKLRVPVTVTVSAAVAASPEIVAFGNVKMGSASEQKVTIQGTTPFKILEVKGADDQLSVKVDKDSAKPVHTVVIAANPAAAGGFTRTVEIVTDNKDQPSIIVPVTAKVVSK from the coding sequence ATGACACGCTTTGTTTTGGGCCTTGTTAGTGTGCTGGCGTTCAACACACTCACACTGGCCGGTCCGGGCGACCTGTTCACTGAAAAAGAAAAAGACTTCGGCGTGAGCCCGAAGGGGACCGTCCTGGTTCACTACTTCCGGTTCACCAATACGACCAAAGAAACCATCACGCTCGGTCAGCCGCGCGTTTCCTGCGGGTGCGTGACCCCGGCCCTCACCACGACCCGGCTCGCACCGGGTGAATCGGCCGCCGTGATCGCGTACATGGACACCAAGCGCATCCCGAACGCGGGCATCACCAAGACCGTCCTGGTCTATGTCCCGTTCACGTCGCCGGGGTTCGAGGAAGTCGCACTGAAGGTCACGACCGTCACACGCGACGACCTGATGATGTCGCCCGACACGCTCGCCTTCGGGACGGTGACGAAGGGGAAGGGTGCGAAGGTTTCGACGAAGGTTACCTTCACGAGCGACGCGAACTGGACCATCAACAAGGCGACCAGCACCGGCGGGTTCGTAAACGTCGAGGCGAAGCTCAACTCCCGGAGCGGCAGCATCGTGACCTACGACGTGACCGCGACGCTCGACAAGGAGTGCCCGGCCGGTAACTGGACCTCGGACATCTATCTGGAAACGTCGCACACGGCCGTCGCGAAGCTCCGCGTCCCGGTGACGGTGACCGTCTCCGCGGCGGTGGCGGCTTCGCCGGAAATTGTGGCCTTCGGCAACGTGAAGATGGGCAGCGCGTCCGAACAGAAGGTGACGATCCAGGGCACGACGCCGTTCAAGATCCTCGAGGTGAAGGGCGCCGACGATCAACTGTCGGTGAAGGTGGACAAGGACAGTGCGAAGCCGGTCCACACCGTTGTCATCGCCGCGAACCCGGCCGCGGCCGGCGGGTTCACCCGGACCGTCGAGATCGTGACGGACAACAAGGACCAACCGTCGATCATTGTGCCGGTGACCGCCAAGGTCGTGAGCAAGTAA
- a CDS encoding pyruvate carboxylase: protein MSDVKSPPFQKLLVANRSEIAIRVFRSAHELGLRTVAIYSHEDRFALHRFKADEAYQVGKPGEPIRAYLDIPGIVKLAKEIGVDAIHPGYGFLSENAAFARACAEAGITFVGPRPEVLEQLGDKVSAREIAKKAQVPVLSGGESPLASIDEAKALADKLGYPVIVKASMGGGGRGMRVVHTADKLQDAVESAQREAGAAFGVTDVFLEKFVVRAKHIEVQLIGDKHNGLVHLFERDCSIQRRHQKVVELAPAPNLPDDIRQGILDAALSVGRACGIDNASTVEFLYDTEAKRFYFIEVNPRIQVEHTVTEQVTGFDIVRSQILIASGLPLGHERVGLRQNEITTRGYAIQCRVTTEDPANGFVPDYGRLSAYRSSGGPGIRLDAGTAFGGAVITPFYDSLLVKVTVSGLTFGDCATRMERCLQEFRVRGVKTNIPFLLNLIAHDQFLAGDVTTRFLDETPDLFRFTARRDRATKVLAYLAEVIVNGHPEVREGMKGRKTEGEITPVALSRSHTYTPSLPKGTRDTFKELGAVGFAKWTRSQSRLLVTDTTMRDAHQSLFATRMRTFDMLAIAERYAEHHADLFSLEMWGGATFDTAMRFLKESPWDRLAKLRERVPNILFQMLVRAASAVGYTNYPDNVVYEFIRLSAEAGMDIFRIFDANNWLPNIKLGIDAVLKTDAICEAAICYTGDILDPKRDKYTLNYFVNLAKELEKLGTHFLAIKDMAGLLKPYAAKRLVKALREAVGVPIHFHTHDSAGGQLASYMMAAEEGVNVVDCAFAPMAGVTSQPSLNALVEATRFTPRDTALNFDALQETATYWEGVRRLYAPFETGQLASSAEVYLHEMPGGQYANLYQQAHSLGVGDRWTEVGRMYAEVNKLFGDIVKVTPTSKVVGDMTLFMLANNLTPEMVLDPKREIAFPESVVEFFEGKLGQPPGGFPPELQTRILRGRKPLTDRPGATLPPADLAKAKKDLEGKLRRPPTDQDVISYLLYPKVFSDFAEHQAKYSDLSVLPTPAYFFGMTKGEEVSIEIESGKTLIIKFLTIGEPQADGRRVVYFELNGQPREVLVTDKSLSGGSVKARAKAETGNAKHIAAPMPGAVVAVAVAPGDEVAAGAKLLTLEAMKMETTLYAERAGKVAEVLVRPGVQVEGGDLVIRFE, encoded by the coding sequence ATGTCGGATGTGAAGTCCCCGCCGTTCCAAAAGCTCCTCGTCGCCAACCGCAGTGAGATCGCGATCCGCGTGTTCCGCTCGGCACACGAACTCGGGCTGCGCACGGTTGCGATTTACTCGCACGAGGACCGGTTCGCGCTGCACCGGTTCAAAGCGGACGAAGCGTACCAGGTCGGGAAACCGGGCGAGCCGATCCGCGCGTACCTGGACATCCCGGGGATCGTGAAGCTCGCGAAGGAAATCGGCGTCGACGCCATCCATCCTGGGTACGGGTTCCTTTCGGAGAACGCGGCGTTCGCGCGCGCCTGTGCCGAGGCGGGGATCACGTTCGTGGGTCCGCGCCCGGAGGTTCTTGAACAACTCGGAGATAAGGTGTCGGCGCGCGAGATCGCCAAGAAAGCGCAGGTGCCGGTACTGTCCGGGGGTGAATCGCCGCTCGCGAGTATAGACGAAGCGAAGGCGCTCGCGGACAAGCTCGGCTACCCAGTGATCGTGAAGGCGTCGATGGGCGGGGGCGGGCGCGGGATGCGCGTGGTTCACACCGCGGACAAGTTGCAAGACGCGGTCGAGTCCGCGCAGCGCGAGGCCGGGGCCGCGTTCGGCGTCACCGACGTGTTCCTCGAAAAGTTCGTGGTGCGCGCCAAACACATCGAAGTGCAGTTAATCGGCGACAAGCACAACGGGTTGGTTCACCTGTTCGAGCGCGACTGCTCCATCCAGCGCCGGCACCAAAAAGTCGTCGAGCTCGCCCCCGCACCCAACCTGCCCGACGACATCCGTCAGGGCATTCTCGACGCGGCGCTGTCCGTGGGCCGGGCGTGCGGGATCGATAACGCGAGCACGGTCGAGTTCCTCTACGACACCGAGGCGAAGCGGTTCTACTTCATCGAGGTCAACCCGCGCATCCAGGTGGAACACACCGTCACGGAGCAGGTGACCGGGTTCGACATCGTGCGGTCGCAGATCCTCATCGCGTCCGGGTTGCCGCTCGGTCACGAGCGCGTGGGGTTGAGGCAGAACGAGATCACCACGCGCGGCTACGCGATCCAGTGCCGCGTGACGACGGAAGACCCGGCCAACGGCTTCGTCCCGGACTACGGGCGCCTCAGTGCGTACCGGTCGAGTGGCGGACCCGGTATCCGCCTCGACGCGGGCACCGCGTTCGGCGGCGCGGTCATCACGCCGTTCTACGATTCGCTGCTCGTGAAGGTGACGGTTAGCGGACTCACCTTCGGCGACTGCGCGACCCGCATGGAACGCTGCCTGCAAGAGTTCCGCGTGCGCGGCGTGAAGACGAACATTCCGTTCTTGCTGAACCTGATCGCCCACGACCAGTTCCTCGCCGGGGACGTGACCACGCGGTTCCTGGACGAGACGCCGGACCTTTTCCGCTTCACCGCCCGGCGCGACCGCGCGACGAAGGTGCTGGCGTACCTCGCGGAAGTGATCGTGAACGGTCACCCGGAAGTCCGCGAGGGCATGAAGGGCCGGAAGACCGAGGGGGAGATTACCCCGGTTGCGCTTTCTCGCTCTCACACCTACACGCCTTCGCTCCCGAAGGGCACGCGCGACACGTTCAAGGAACTCGGCGCTGTGGGGTTCGCGAAGTGGACGCGGTCGCAGTCCCGGTTGCTGGTCACCGATACGACCATGCGCGACGCGCACCAGTCGCTGTTCGCGACGCGCATGCGCACGTTCGACATGCTGGCGATCGCGGAGCGCTACGCCGAGCACCACGCGGACCTGTTCTCGCTGGAAATGTGGGGCGGGGCGACCTTCGACACCGCGATGCGGTTCCTGAAAGAATCGCCGTGGGACCGGCTCGCCAAGCTCCGCGAGCGCGTGCCGAACATTCTGTTCCAGATGCTGGTGCGGGCCGCGAGCGCGGTCGGGTACACGAACTACCCCGACAACGTGGTGTACGAGTTCATCCGGCTCTCCGCGGAAGCCGGGATGGACATCTTCCGCATCTTCGATGCGAACAACTGGCTGCCGAACATCAAGCTCGGCATCGACGCCGTGTTGAAGACGGACGCGATCTGCGAAGCGGCGATCTGCTATACGGGGGACATCCTCGATCCGAAGCGAGACAAGTACACACTCAACTACTTCGTCAACCTCGCGAAGGAATTGGAAAAGCTCGGCACGCACTTCCTCGCGATCAAGGACATGGCGGGCCTGCTCAAGCCCTATGCCGCGAAGCGCCTGGTGAAAGCCCTGCGCGAGGCCGTTGGCGTACCGATCCACTTCCACACGCACGACTCCGCCGGTGGGCAACTCGCGTCGTACATGATGGCCGCGGAAGAGGGTGTGAACGTCGTGGACTGCGCGTTCGCGCCGATGGCCGGCGTGACCTCGCAACCGAGCCTCAACGCGCTCGTGGAAGCGACGCGGTTCACGCCGCGCGACACCGCGCTGAACTTTGATGCGCTGCAAGAAACGGCCACGTACTGGGAAGGGGTTCGCCGGCTCTACGCGCCGTTCGAGACGGGCCAGCTCGCGAGTTCCGCTGAGGTGTACCTGCACGAGATGCCGGGGGGCCAGTACGCGAACCTGTACCAGCAGGCCCACTCGCTCGGCGTCGGCGACCGGTGGACCGAGGTCGGCCGGATGTACGCCGAGGTGAACAAGCTGTTCGGCGACATCGTGAAGGTGACGCCGACCTCGAAGGTCGTCGGCGACATGACGCTGTTCATGCTCGCGAACAACCTGACGCCGGAAATGGTGCTCGACCCGAAGCGCGAAATCGCGTTTCCGGAATCGGTGGTCGAGTTCTTCGAGGGCAAACTGGGCCAGCCCCCGGGCGGGTTCCCCCCCGAGCTGCAAACCCGCATCCTGCGCGGGCGCAAGCCGCTCACGGACCGCCCCGGCGCGACGCTCCCGCCCGCGGACCTCGCGAAAGCCAAGAAGGATCTCGAGGGCAAGCTCCGGCGCCCGCCGACCGATCAGGACGTGATCTCGTACCTGCTCTACCCCAAGGTGTTCAGCGATTTCGCCGAGCACCAGGCGAAGTATTCGGACCTGAGTGTGCTGCCCACGCCCGCGTACTTCTTCGGGATGACGAAGGGCGAAGAGGTCAGCATCGAGATCGAATCGGGCAAGACGCTCATCATCAAGTTCCTCACGATCGGCGAACCGCAAGCGGACGGCCGGCGCGTGGTGTACTTCGAGTTGAACGGCCAGCCGCGCGAGGTGCTGGTCACGGACAAGTCGCTCAGCGGCGGGTCGGTGAAGGCCCGTGCGAAGGCCGAGACCGGGAACGCGAAGCACATCGCCGCGCCGATGCCCGGGGCCGTGGTCGCGGTCGCGGTCGCGCCCGGCGACGAGGTCGCGGCCGGGGCGAAGTTGCTCACGCTCGAAGCGATGAAGATGGAAACGACCCTTTACGCCGAGCGCGCGGGGAAAGTGGCCGAAGTGCTCGTGCGCCCCGGGGTGCAGGTCGAGGGCGGCGACTTGGTGATTCGATTCGAGTGA
- a CDS encoding NHL domain-containing protein, which translates to MLPVVLLVCSVGADLAPTITSPVGTGEQGFAGDGGPATKAKLDQPFDVAFDKVGNLYFSDTFNHRIRKVDAKTGVISTVAGSGKKGFAGDGAKATDASLNEPYGVELDADGNLYIVDRLNFCVRKVDAKTAFITTVAGTGGKSGFGGDDGAADKALLVEPNGMCLDGKGKLYIADVAGHRVRVVDLAKGTIDTLAGTGKGATTGDGGPLKDAVLFGPRAVAMAPDGRLYIVERNGHCVRVVDLMKGTIDRFAGTGKKGYTGDGGKASDATFDGPKEIDTDKAGNVFVVDTENEAIRRIDAKTGLVTTVAGKGRTKTPGLGDNGPATSATLGRPHGVAVGPDGALYIGDTNSHRIRKMK; encoded by the coding sequence ATGCTGCCAGTTGTGTTGTTGGTGTGTTCGGTGGGCGCGGACCTCGCGCCCACGATTACTTCCCCCGTCGGGACGGGGGAACAGGGCTTCGCGGGGGATGGCGGGCCGGCGACGAAGGCCAAACTCGATCAGCCGTTCGATGTCGCCTTCGACAAGGTCGGGAACCTTTACTTTTCCGACACGTTCAATCACCGGATTCGCAAAGTGGATGCGAAGACCGGTGTCATCTCCACGGTCGCCGGGAGCGGCAAAAAAGGCTTCGCGGGTGACGGTGCGAAGGCCACCGATGCGAGCCTGAACGAGCCCTACGGCGTCGAACTCGATGCCGACGGCAACCTCTACATTGTGGACCGACTCAATTTTTGCGTGCGCAAGGTGGATGCCAAGACCGCGTTCATTACCACTGTGGCCGGCACCGGCGGGAAATCGGGCTTCGGTGGCGACGACGGCGCCGCGGACAAGGCGCTGCTCGTGGAGCCGAACGGCATGTGTCTCGACGGGAAGGGGAAGCTCTACATCGCGGATGTGGCCGGGCACCGGGTTCGCGTCGTGGACTTGGCCAAAGGCACCATTGATACGCTCGCGGGTACCGGGAAGGGCGCGACGACCGGTGACGGCGGCCCACTTAAGGACGCTGTGCTCTTCGGCCCGCGTGCGGTCGCGATGGCCCCGGACGGGCGGCTCTACATCGTCGAGCGCAACGGGCACTGCGTTCGGGTCGTGGACTTGATGAAAGGCACCATCGACCGCTTCGCGGGTACGGGAAAGAAGGGTTACACCGGCGACGGCGGGAAGGCTTCGGACGCGACCTTTGACGGCCCAAAAGAAATCGACACCGATAAGGCTGGCAACGTGTTCGTTGTGGACACCGAGAACGAAGCGATTCGGCGAATTGATGCCAAAACCGGACTCGTTACGACCGTCGCGGGGAAGGGGCGGACGAAAACGCCGGGCCTCGGTGACAACGGCCCCGCGACGTCCGCGACGCTCGGTCGGCCGCACGGGGTCGCGGTCGGGCCGGACGGGGCACTTTACATTGGTGACACGAACAGTCACCGCATCCGCAAGATGAAATGA